From Caulobacter segnis, a single genomic window includes:
- the mipZ gene encoding division plane-positioning ATPase MipZ yields the protein MAETRVIVVGNEKGGAGKSTIAVHLATALLYGGAKVAVLDLDLRQRTSGRFFENRVAWTASKKLDLPMPLSLTLSDNDIALAEKSEEEQVAGFEAAFAKAAEDCDFILIDTPGGDSAITRLAHGRADLVVTPMNDSFVDFDMLGTVDPVTLELTKPSLYSLTVWEGRKQRALSGQRQAMDWVVLRNRLATTEARNRKRLEDRLTALAKRVGFRIGPGLRDRVIYRELFPFGLTIADLSPQVRPVPVSLQHLAARQELRALMHSLGLAAYSGETLLAAQ from the coding sequence ATGGCCGAAACGCGCGTCATCGTCGTCGGCAACGAAAAGGGTGGTGCGGGCAAGTCCACCATCGCCGTCCACCTCGCGACCGCGCTGCTGTACGGTGGCGCCAAGGTCGCCGTGCTCGACCTGGACCTGCGCCAGCGCACCTCGGGTCGGTTCTTCGAGAACCGTGTCGCCTGGACGGCCAGCAAGAAGCTGGATCTGCCCATGCCGCTGTCGCTGACCCTCAGCGACAACGACATCGCCCTGGCCGAGAAGTCGGAGGAGGAGCAGGTCGCCGGTTTCGAGGCCGCCTTCGCCAAGGCGGCCGAGGACTGCGACTTCATCCTGATCGACACCCCCGGCGGCGACAGCGCCATCACCCGCCTGGCCCACGGCCGAGCGGATCTGGTCGTGACGCCGATGAACGACAGCTTCGTCGACTTCGACATGCTGGGCACCGTGGATCCGGTGACCCTGGAGCTGACCAAGCCCAGCCTGTACTCGCTGACCGTCTGGGAAGGCCGCAAGCAGCGGGCCCTGTCTGGCCAGCGCCAGGCGATGGATTGGGTCGTGCTACGCAATCGATTGGCCACCACCGAGGCCCGTAACCGCAAGCGCCTGGAGGACCGTCTGACGGCCCTGGCCAAGCGCGTCGGCTTCCGCATCGGCCCCGGCCTGCGCGACCGCGTCATCTATCGCGAGCTGTTCCCGTTCGGCCTGACCATCGCCGACCTGTCGCCGCAGGTGCGCCCGGTGCCGGTGTCGCTGCAGCACCTGGCCGCGCGCCAGGAACTGCGCGCCCTGATGCACAGCCTGGGCCTGGCGGCCTATTCGGGCGAGACCCTGCTGGCGGCGCAGTAA